In the genome of Xenopus laevis strain J_2021 chromosome 1S, Xenopus_laevis_v10.1, whole genome shotgun sequence, one region contains:
- the gdf3.S gene encoding growth/differentiation factor 3 precursor (The RefSeq protein has 1 substitution compared to this genomic sequence), whose amino-acid sequence MAELWLSLSCMFSLLLLTNSSPLTFQERMLLKALGLNTRPNPIAPAPVPKSLRDIFEKGINQDNPCMMEGFGVPGNIVRSYRDQGTIAAIEEPQGSLCLKKFLFFDLSAVENKEQLTLGQLEIKFKHNTYYGQQFHLRLYRTLQLSLKGMRDSKMNRKLLVTQSFRLLHKSLYFNLTKVAEDWKNPEKNMGLILEIYASSELAGGNRSFVVCEPIQSFIYTSLLTVSLDPSNCKTQRAKRSTHSSPPTPSNICKKRRLYIDFKDVGWQNWVIAPRGYMANYCHGECPYPLTEMLRGTNHAVLQTLVHSVEPENTPLPCCAPTKLSPISMLYYDNNDNVVLRHYEDMVVDECGCK is encoded by the exons ATGGCAGAGTTGTGGCTATCACTTTCTTGCATGTTCTCCTTGCTTCTACTGACAAATTCATCTCCACTTACCTTCCAGGAAAGAATGCTCCTTAAAGCCTTGGGGCTGAACACCAGACCAAACCCCATTGCTCCAGCTCCTGTACCTAAATCTTTAAGAGAAATTTTTGAGAAGGGGATAAACCAGGACAATCCCTGCATGATGGAAGGTTTCGGAGTACCTGGAAATATTGTCCGCTCATATCGAGATCAAG GAACCATAGCAGCCATAGAGGAGCCACAAGGATCTCTGTGCTTAAAGAAATTTCTCTTTTTTGACCTATCAGCAGTGGAGAACAAGGAGCAATTGACCCTAGGCCAACTGGAAATTAAGTTCAAGCACAACACATATTATGGACAACAGTTCCATCTCCGCCTCTACCGCACCCTTCAGCTATCTCTAAAAGGGATGAGAGACAGCAAGATGAACAGGAAGCTCCTGGTGACTCAGTCTTTCCGTCTCCTTCACAAGTCCCTCTATTTCAACTTGACCAAGGTGGCAGAGGACTGGAAAAACCCTGAGAAGAATATGGGTCTGATACTGGAAATATATGCAAGCAGTGAACTTGCAGGAGGCAATCGATCATTTGTAGTATGTGAACCAATACAGTCTTTCATTTACACTTCTCTGCTCACTGTGTCCCTAGACCCATCCAATTGCAAAACTCAACGAGCCAAGAGGAGTACTCATTCATCACCTCCAACCCCAAGCAATATCTGCAAGAAAAGGAGATTGTACATTGACTTCAAGGATGTTGGATGGCAGAACTGGGTCATTGCACCCCGTGGTTACATGGCAAACTACTGCCATGGAGAGTGCCCCTATCCACTGACGGAAATGCTAAGGGGCACAAATCATGCTGTTTTACAGACTCTGGTGCATTCTGTAGAACCAGAAAACACCCCATTGCCTTGCTGTGCCCCCACTAAGCTGTCTCCTATCTCCATGCTATATTATGACAACAATGACAATGTGGTACTGAGGCACTATGAAGATATGGTAGTGGATGAGTGTGGTTGCAAGTGA